A single genomic interval of Pseudomonas sp. FeN3W harbors:
- a CDS encoding amino acid ABC transporter substrate-binding protein, producing MIRVKSTLAALGAASLLGISGLAQAGATLDAVQKKGFVQCGISDGLPGFSYADAKGQYLGIDVDVCRAVAAAVFGDASKVKYSPLTAKERFTALQSGEVDMLSRNTTWTSSRDAAMGLNFTGVTYYDGQGFLVNKELGVKSAKELDGATVCIQAGTTTELNLSDYFRANNLKYTPITYDTSDESAKSLESGRCDVLTSDQSQLYAQRIKLANPDDYVVLPEVISKEPLGPAVRQGDEEWFDIVRWTLFAMLNAEELGITSADVEEKAKSTKNPDVARLLGVEGEYGKDLKLPKDWAVQIVKQVGNYGEIFDRNVGAGSELKIERGLNALWNNGGLQYAPPVR from the coding sequence ATGATTAGGGTGAAATCCACACTGGCTGCGCTGGGTGCAGCGTCACTGCTGGGAATCAGTGGGCTGGCGCAAGCGGGGGCGACCCTCGATGCGGTGCAGAAGAAAGGATTCGTGCAGTGCGGCATCAGTGATGGCCTTCCGGGCTTTTCCTACGCCGACGCAAAGGGGCAATACCTGGGGATCGACGTGGATGTGTGCCGCGCGGTAGCCGCGGCCGTGTTCGGTGACGCCAGCAAGGTCAAGTACAGTCCGTTGACCGCTAAAGAACGCTTCACCGCGCTGCAATCCGGCGAGGTGGACATGCTGTCGCGCAACACCACCTGGACCAGCTCGCGTGATGCGGCGATGGGCCTGAATTTCACCGGCGTGACCTATTACGATGGTCAGGGCTTTCTGGTGAACAAGGAGCTAGGCGTTAAAAGTGCCAAGGAGCTGGATGGCGCGACTGTCTGCATTCAGGCAGGCACGACTACCGAACTCAATCTCTCCGACTATTTCCGCGCCAACAACCTGAAATACACCCCCATCACTTACGACACCTCGGACGAAAGCGCCAAGTCCCTGGAGTCCGGTCGCTGCGACGTGCTGACTTCCGACCAGTCGCAGCTCTACGCCCAGCGCATCAAGCTGGCCAATCCCGATGACTACGTCGTGTTGCCCGAAGTGATATCCAAGGAGCCCCTCGGTCCGGCGGTCCGCCAGGGCGATGAGGAATGGTTCGATATCGTGCGCTGGACCTTGTTTGCCATGCTCAACGCCGAGGAATTGGGCATCACTTCGGCAGATGTCGAAGAAAAGGCCAAGAGTACCAAGAACCCGGACGTAGCCCGTCTTTTGGGTGTCGAGGGGGAATATGGCAAGGACCTGAAGCTGCCGAAGGATTGGGCGGTACAGATCGTCAAGCAGGTCGGTAACTATGGCGAGATCTTCGATCGCAACGTCGGCGCCGGCAGCGAGCTGAAGATCGAGCGTGGCCTCAATGCCCTGTGGAATAACGGCGGCCTGCAGTACGCCCCGCCGGTACGTTGA